In the genome of Rutidosis leptorrhynchoides isolate AG116_Rl617_1_P2 unplaced genomic scaffold, CSIRO_AGI_Rlap_v1 contig204, whole genome shotgun sequence, one region contains:
- the LOC139881878 gene encoding vacuolar protein sorting-associated protein 32 homolog 2-like, with protein sequence MFTRIFGKPKQETNALTTLDKLNETLDMLEKKEKVLLKKAAAEVEKAKEYAKSRNKRAAIQCLKRKRLYEQQVEQLGNFQLRIHDQMIMLEGAKATTETVDALRTGAAAMKAMQKATNIDDVDKTMDEINEQTENMKQIQEALSTPLGAAADFDEDELEAELEELEGADLEEQLLQPATQAPAAPVHAAPSRPQAQPVRKRTEEDDELAALQAEMAL encoded by the exons ATGTTTACCAGGATTTTTGGAAAACCCAAACAAGAGACTAATGCCTTAACCACCCTTGACAAATTAAATGAG ACTCTTGATATGCTGGAGAAGAAGGAGAAAGTACTCCTCAAAAAGGCTGCTGCTGAAGTAGAGAAGGCTAAGGAGTATGCCAAATCTAGGAACAAGAGGG CTGCTATACAATGTTTGAAGAGGAAGAGACTATACGAGCAGCAAGTTGAACAGCTTGGGAATTTCCAATTGCGAATTCATGACCAG ATGATAATGCTGGAAGGTGCAAAAGCAACAACAGAGACTGTAGATGCATTGAGAACTGGTGCAGCTGCTATGAAGGCCATGCAGAAAGCAAC GAATATTGATGATGTTGATAAAACCATGGATGAGATCAATGAGCAGACAGAGAACATGAAACAGATTCAGGAGGCATTGTCAACTCCGTTGGGTGCTGCAGCTGATTTTGATGAG GACGAATTAGAAGCAGAGCTTGAAGAACTTGAAGGTGCTGATTTAGAAGAGCAGCTCCTTCAGCCTGCAACTCAGGCTCCAGCTGCTCCTGTCCACGCTGCTCCTAGTCGGCCACAAGCTCAACCTGTCAGGAAACGTACTGAAGAGGATGATGAGCTGGCAGCTCTACAAGCTGAGATGGCACTTTAA
- the LOC139881867 gene encoding transcription factor MYB36-like translates to MGRAPCCDKSKVKRGPWSPEEDTILRNYLLQHGTAGNWIALPSKAGLKRCGKSCRLRWLNYLRPDIKHGGFTQEEDNIISSLFNTIGSRWSVIASQMPGRTDNDIKNYWNTKLKKKLQARSNSIIINTSSSVNYDYDGAINNYNPPAFVSNNSSSSSTLPCLVVDICSLQYDHQQNNDIPLLPPFPSPDSIEPLDNNEASYYADMNVSGSNIREEEILLDIGFDSSYLELLSGF, encoded by the exons ATGGGAAGAGCACCTTGTTGTGACAAATCCAAAGTGAAAAGAGGGCCATGGTCTCCTGAAGAAGACACCATCCTCAGAAACTACTTGCTTCAACATGGCACTGCCGGAAATTGGATTGCCTTACCATCCAAAGCAG GATTGAAGAGGTGTGGGAAGAGTTGTCGTTTAAGGTGGCTGAATTATCTCCGGCCAGACATCAAGCATGGAGGATTCACTCAAGAGGAAGATAACATCATTTCCTCACTCTTCAATACCATTGGAAGTAG GTGGTCTGTTATAGCATCTCAAATGCCAGGAAGAACAGACAATGACATAAAGAATTACTGGAACACCAAGTTAAAGAAAAAATTACAAGCAAGGTCCAACAGTATCATTATCAATACTTCATCATCcgttaattatgattatgatggtgCAATTAATAATTATAATCCTCCTGCTTTCGTCTCGAACAACTCTTCATCATCGTCGACATTGCCTTGTCTGGTGGTTGACATATGCAGTCTTCAATATGATCATCAACAAAACAATGATATCCCGCTGCTTCCGCCATTCCCATCTCCGGATTCAATTGAACCTTTAGATAACAATGAAGCTTCATACTACGCCGACATGAATGTGTCTGGAAGCAATATTCGTGAGGAAGAGATTCTATTGGATATCGGTTTCGACTCAAGTTATCTTGAGCTCTTAAGTGGGTTCTAG
- the LOC139881866 gene encoding meiotic nuclear division protein 1 homolog — protein sequence MLQIFYDSQDFFLLKELEKSGPKKGVISQSVKDVIQTLVDDDLVLKDKIGTSVYFWSLPSTAGNQLRTAHQKLESDLKSSKKRLVELADQCNALKKGREESDEREEALEELKAIELKYKELKDEMGQFADNDPATFEAMKNAIDVAHAAANRWTDNIFTLRQWCSNNFPQAKEQLEHVYKEAGITDDFDYLESTPLPVAVSIASPVPLSTVGDQALEDNA from the exons ATGCTTCAAATATTTTATGACTCTCAGGATTTCTTCCTT CTCAAGGAACTTGAGAAGTCGGGCCCGAAAAAGGGTGTAATTTCCCAATCTGTGAAAGACGTGATTCAGACTTTAGTAGATGATGATCTGGTTTTAAAGGATAAAATAGGAACTTCT GTGTATTTTTGGAGTCTTCCTAGTACTGCTGGAAATCAG CTGAGGACTGCGCACCAAAAACTTGAATCTGATCTGAAAAGCAGTAAAAAACGACTCGTGGAACTTGCTGACCAGTGTAATGCATTAAAGAAGGGGCGAGAGGAGTCT GATGAACGAGAAGAGGCCTTAGAGGAGCTAAAAGCCATTGAACTGAAATACAAGGAGCTAAAG GATGAGATGGGACAATTTGCTGACAATGATCCAGCTACTTTTGAAGCAATGA AGAATGCAATTGATGTTGCTCACGCTGCAGCTAACCGATGGACAG ATAACATCTTTACATTGCGACAGTGGTGTTCAAACAACTTTCCTCAAGCCAAAGAGCAACTTGAGCACGTGTACAAAGAG GCCGGAATAACTGATGATTTCGACTATTTGGAGTCAACGCCACTTCCTGTGGCTGTCAGCATAGCATCTCCAGTACCACTCAGCACAGTTGGGGATCAAGCGCTCGAAGACAATGCTTAG
- the LOC139881870 gene encoding uncharacterized protein, whose amino-acid sequence MESECWPIKKQQEHKVKVAEMRMLRWSSGLTLKDKVRNETIRSNLKVAPIDEKMREGRLRWFGHVRRRPIDAPIRKCEDIDIGTEREGRPRLTWERVIRKDLELLDISEDLVEERGEWRRSIHVADAL is encoded by the coding sequence ATGGAAAGTGAATGTTGGCCGATAAAGAAACAACAAGAACACAAGGTTAAGGTTGCAGAGATGCGGATGTTGAGATGGTCGAGTGGACTTACTTTGAAAGATAAAGTCCGAAACGAGACTATTAGGAGCAACCTTAAAGTTGCACCTATAGATGAGAAGATGAGAGAGGGTAGACTTAGGTGGTTCGGGCATGTGAGACGTAGACCTATAGATGCTCCGATTAGGAAGTGTGAGGACATAGATATAGGAACAGAGAGGGAGGGGAGACCTAGACTTACGTGGGAGAGGGTAATTAGGAAGGATTTAGAGTTATTAGATATTTCAGAAGATTTAGTAGAGGAGAGAGGGGAGTGGAGGCGTAGTATCCATGTAGCAGATGCCTTATAG
- the LOC139881868 gene encoding transcription factor MYB36-like, with protein MGRAPCCDKSKVKRGPWSPEEDTILRNYLLQHGTAGNWIALPSKAGLKRCGKSCRLRWLNYLRPDIKHGGFTQEEDNIISSLFNTIGSRWSVIASQMPGRTDNDIKNYWNTKLKKKLQARSNSIIINTSSSVNYDYDGAINNYNPPAFVSNNSSSSSTLPCLVVDICSLQYDHQQNNDIPLLPPFPSPDSIEPLDNPTDQMLKPNRSDVVQWSLDWEMTIFIIYPSLSSPNE; from the exons ATGGGAAGAGCACCTTGTTGTGACAAATCCAAAGTGAAAAGAGGGCCATGGTCTCCTGAAGAAGACACCATCCTCAGAAACTACTTGCTTCAACATGGCACTGCCGGAAATTGGATTGCCTTACCATCCAAAGCAG GATTGAAGAGGTGTGGGAAGAGTTGTCGTTTAAGGTGGCTGAATTATCTCCGGCCAGACATCAAGCATGGAGGATTCACTCAAGAGGAAGATAACATCATTTCCTCACTCTTCAATACCATTGGAAGTAG GTGGTCTGTTATAGCATCTCAAATGCCAGGAAGAACAGACAATGACATAAAGAATTACTGGAACACCAAGTTAAAGAAAAAATTACAAGCAAGGTCCAACAGTATCATTATCAATACTTCATCATCcgttaattatgattatgatggtgCAATTAATAATTATAATCCTCCTGCTTTCGTCTCGAACAACTCTTCATCATCGTCGACATTGCCTTGTCTGGTGGTTGACATATGCAGTCTTCAATATGATCATCAACAAAACAATGATATCCCGCTGCTTCCGCCATTCCCATCTCCGGATTCAATTGAACCTTTAGATAACCCAACAGATCAGATGTTAAAGCCCAACAGATCAGATGTGGTTCAGTGGAGTTTGGATTGGGAAATGACTATCTTTATTATTTATCCTTCTTTAAGCAGTCCAAACGAATAA
- the LOC139881880 gene encoding zinc finger CCCH domain-containing protein 20-like, translating into MMVGEHPRPNPAVHVPPWSMIEDPSADVYSLYSPSVKADGNANDPNKYCIQEALAAFQRFLPSIEPDMDSDPDFSGLESDSAIDAYSCDHFRMFEFKVRRCARGRSHDWTECPYAHPGEKARRRDPRKYHYSGTACPDYRKGTCRKGDSCEFAHGVFECWLHPARYRTQPCKDGRACKRPVCFFAHTAEQLRVLPQQSPRSVNSPIESYDGSPMRQAFEASCTKSLPFLSSPGSISPPQSPREDSPPMSPMTVQSLSRSPGSHSINDMVASLRNMQLSKVKSLPSSWNMQVVTPSSPTGYGSCSSGYGSPRGSILRPGFSSLPSTPTWNPTRPHRYSELWDNVCEEEPAMERVESGRDLRVKMFAKLREENSLGRVEPGMGQSSNTPDVDWISELVN; encoded by the coding sequence ATGATGGTGGGAGAACATCCTCGTCCAAATCCAGCGGTCCACGTTCCTCCGTGGTCTATGATCGAAGATCCGTCGGCTGATGTTTATTCTCTTTACTCTCCTTCCGTCAAAGCTGACGGCAATGCTAACGATCCTAACAAGTACTGTATTCAAGAGGCTTTAGCGGCGTTTCAGCGTTTCCTCCCGTCCATCGAGCCCGATATGGATTCCGACCCGGACTTTTCGGGTCTGGAGTCGGATTCTGCTATCGACGCCTACTCTTGTGACCATTTTAGGATGTTCGAGTTCAAGGTGAGACGCTGTGCTCGTGGCCGGAGTCATGATTGGACGGAGTGTCCGTACGCTCATCCCGGCGAGAAGGCCCGGAGGCGTGACCCGAGAAAGTACCATTATTCGGGTACTGCATGCCCCGACTATCGTAAAGGAACTTGTCGAAAAGGAGATTCCTGTGAGTTCGCTCATGGAGTATTTGAGTGCTGGCTCCACCCGGCCCGATACAGGACTCAGCCTTGTAAAGACGGCCGGGCTTGTAAGCGTCCGGTCTGTTTCTTTGCTCACACGGCGGAGCAACTTCGTGTTTTACCTCAACAGAGTCCGAGAAGTGTCAACTCTCCGATTGAATCGTACGACGGATCTCCAATGAGGCAAGCTTTCGAGGCTTCTTGCACGAAATCGCTCCCGTTTCTGTCATCTCCAGGTTCTATCTCGCCGCCGCAAAGTCCCCGAGAGGATTCGCCCCCTATGTCGCCGATGACGGTACAGTCTCTGAGTCGTTCACCCGGATCTCACTCCATCAACGATATGGTGGCTTCTCTAAGGAATATGCAGCTTAGTAAAGTTAAGAGTTTGCCTTCTTCCTGGAACATGCAGGTGGTTACTCCATCATCTCCAACCGGGTATGGATCTTGCTCATCCGGGTACGGGTCTCCAAGAGGCTCCATCCTCCGACCCGGATTCAGTAGCTTGCCTTCAACTCCAACTTGGAATCCAACCCGTCCACATCGATATTCTGAGCTCTGGGATAATGTTTGTGAGGAAGAACCCGCCATGGAGAGGGTTGAATCCGGTAGGGATTTGCGTGTGAAGATGTTTGCAAAACTAAGGGAAGAGAATTCATTGGGTCGGGTCGAGCCGGGTATGGGTCAGTCTTCAAATACTCCGGATGTTGATTGGATTTCGGAGCTTGTCAACTGA
- the LOC139881864 gene encoding uncharacterized protein: MVLQKLTRKWRDSGDTLPTRDDDDSRPLDTQEQEELIRSFERSQAQQSRLWRSLFAAFLFCFAAFLTYSIYQQAFSPWELRYHAYFMEDISSWMVIAADWIAVLACTMSIMGLLHGSKKQWLWYSSYVGIMLAVFWLYFMLRLPKFRWDVIWLPFGSLSGAGLSLYVEHLLTQSSEEIRKLQSYMYAYKAS, encoded by the exons ATGGTGCTCCAAAAGCTGACCCGGAAATGGCGTGACTCCGGCGACACTCTACCGACGCGCGACGACGATGATTCTCGTCCGCTGGACACCCAAG AGCAAGAGGAGTTGATACGATCATTTGAAAGAAGTCAAGCTCAGCAGAGTCGTCTGTGGAGG AGTTTGTTTGCTGCATTTCTCTTTTGCTTTGCGGCATTTCTTACTTACTCCATCTATCAGCAGGCCTTTTCTCCATGGGAACTG CGCTATCATGCTTATTTCATGGAAGACATTAGCTCATGGATGGTTATAGCAGCAG ATTGGATAGCTGTCTTAGCATGCACGATGTCCATCATGGGACTACTCCATGGTTCAAAGAAGCAATGGCTATGGTACTCAAGCTATGTTGGCATAATGTTAGCTGTTTTCTGGTTGTACTTTATGCTTAG ATTGCCAAAGTTCAGGTGGGACGTTATCTGGCTGCCCTTTGGGTCTCTAAG TGGAGCTGGATTATCTCTTTATGTTGAGCACCTGCTTACCCAGTCATCCGAAGAAATTAGAAAACTCCAGAGCTATATGTATGCCTATAAAGCCAGCTAA